From a region of the Corallococcus coralloides DSM 2259 genome:
- a CDS encoding NADPH:quinone oxidoreductase family protein, which yields MRALQLQRLEGPEGLAMVEVPEPEAGDGVLIDVVAAGVSFPDLLLTRGQYQMKPEVPFVPGVEVAGVVRAAPAGARVKPGDRVMGFSFTLGGFAEACVVAPELAFPIPEAWSFEQAAGVVMNYHTAHFALHRRGQLRPGETVVVHGAAGGVGTAAVQVAKGAGARVLAVVSDERKREVAKRAGADVVLLLKEFQAGVREATDDRGADVVLDPVGGDVFEKSLKVLAPEGRLLVVGFASGQIPSVAVNRLLLRNVTVVGVAWGAFLMQAPELPGDIAKDLEALAAKGFVNPVVGRVFPFDDGAQALRELESRQAVGKIVLKVKAG from the coding sequence ATGCGCGCATTGCAGCTTCAGCGGCTGGAGGGGCCGGAGGGCCTGGCGATGGTGGAGGTCCCGGAGCCGGAGGCCGGGGACGGGGTCCTCATTGATGTGGTGGCGGCCGGGGTGAGCTTCCCGGATCTGCTGCTCACCCGCGGCCAGTACCAGATGAAGCCGGAGGTGCCCTTCGTGCCGGGGGTGGAGGTGGCGGGCGTGGTGCGCGCCGCGCCGGCGGGGGCGCGGGTGAAGCCCGGCGACAGGGTGATGGGCTTCTCCTTCACCCTGGGCGGCTTCGCGGAGGCCTGCGTGGTGGCGCCGGAGCTGGCCTTCCCCATTCCGGAGGCGTGGAGCTTCGAGCAGGCGGCGGGCGTGGTGATGAACTACCACACGGCGCACTTCGCGCTGCACCGGCGCGGGCAGCTGCGCCCGGGAGAGACGGTGGTGGTGCACGGCGCGGCGGGCGGCGTGGGCACCGCGGCCGTGCAGGTGGCGAAGGGCGCCGGGGCGCGCGTGCTGGCGGTGGTGAGCGACGAGCGCAAGAGAGAGGTGGCGAAGCGCGCGGGCGCGGACGTCGTCCTCCTATTGAAGGAGTTCCAGGCCGGCGTGCGCGAGGCCACGGACGACCGGGGCGCGGACGTGGTGCTGGACCCCGTGGGCGGCGACGTCTTCGAGAAGAGCCTCAAGGTGCTGGCGCCGGAGGGGCGGCTTCTGGTGGTGGGCTTCGCCAGCGGCCAGATTCCCTCCGTCGCGGTGAACCGGCTGCTCCTGCGCAACGTCACCGTGGTGGGCGTGGCGTGGGGCGCCTTCCTCATGCAGGCGCCGGAGCTGCCGGGCGACATCGCCAAAGACCTGGAGGCGCTCGCGGCGAAGGGCTTCGTCAATCCGGTGGTGGGCCGCGTCTTCCCCTTCGATGACGGCGCGCAGGCGCTGCGCGAGCTGGAGTCGCGCCAGGCCGTGGGAAAGATCGTCCTGAAGGTGAAGGCCGGCTGA